A region from the Leptospirillum ferriphilum ML-04 genome encodes:
- a CDS encoding TonB family protein codes for MIHAESRRVGGVSPGWFLFLSLSVHAVLVSILLFYQSNKSKGFPEATTVELVSNLPPSKTLPLPVPVHPAKKAPLPRPVHPVRASRPVPHLQVVKKARIPIVRKRKPIRKIRQKKVLVRPKMVHRLEKKNTSRRKVVSSHPVRVKTAKSSPAPQKPVLHPSRVSNPHPVPVKMDISGQTFPTFLEHLLISRIKSNWFPPPGTRGLRATIQFTLLKDGRVSDQPVVIGSSGNGMFDDAARMAVLRSVPFPPFPPGFSKDQETVTVTLEAIHHGGVLDAR; via the coding sequence TTGATTCATGCCGAGTCCCGCCGGGTAGGGGGAGTGTCACCCGGTTGGTTCCTGTTTCTTTCTTTATCCGTTCATGCTGTTTTGGTGAGTATTCTGCTGTTTTATCAGTCGAACAAATCGAAGGGATTTCCGGAAGCGACAACGGTTGAACTGGTATCAAACCTTCCCCCATCCAAGACCTTGCCTCTCCCCGTTCCGGTCCATCCGGCGAAAAAGGCTCCGCTCCCCAGGCCAGTCCATCCCGTCAGAGCCTCCCGGCCGGTACCTCATCTTCAGGTGGTCAAGAAGGCCCGAATCCCCATCGTTCGTAAAAGAAAGCCGATCAGGAAAATCCGTCAAAAAAAAGTGCTTGTTCGGCCCAAGATGGTTCACCGGTTGGAAAAAAAGAATACGTCCCGCCGGAAGGTCGTGTCTTCCCACCCTGTTCGGGTGAAGACTGCGAAATCCTCTCCGGCCCCCCAGAAACCGGTTCTCCATCCTTCCAGGGTATCCAATCCCCATCCAGTCCCGGTCAAGATGGATATCTCGGGGCAGACATTCCCCACGTTCCTGGAACACCTTTTGATTTCCAGGATCAAATCCAACTGGTTTCCTCCTCCGGGGACGCGCGGACTTCGGGCAACCATTCAGTTCACTCTCCTGAAAGACGGGCGCGTTTCCGATCAGCCCGTCGTGATCGGAAGCTCCGGAAACGGAATGTTTGATGATGCCGCACGAATGGCTGTCTTGAGGTCCGTTCCTTTTCCGCCTTTTCCGCCAGGATTCTCAAAAGATCAGGAAACTGTCACCGTCACACTGGAAGCCATTCATCATGGAGGCGTTCTTGATGCAAGGTAA
- a CDS encoding DPP IV N-terminal domain-containing protein, with translation MQGKRAMRTWLNRVLEIPLIVILIGAALSFPPLARAVNLNVITNQTALFFKLSYVSLGERNLSPSEVRYANALIVKDLEETGYFELVPLSSGDQSSLGNMFLTGDSVRKLANSGLEGVAGAQLIKDDLGTHLVGIVRDPVNGTVLLSRKYTTTGNIRVIIHRFVDDIVFQFTGFKGVADARIAFIGKNRRRGYDLYVMDFDGEGIHRLTWDRVLAYTPAWSLSRHLIVYTSYLHSEPQILSYDLSTGRRAPLARFPGLNITPNFSRNSAMLAMALSKSQTSQNTEIYSYDMKVHRFERLTYSHSNNLSPSWSPDGSQIVFVSDRDGHPQIFVMDSDGSNEHRISFTGFYNVSPSWSPRGDAIAYVCMNERHRPKICLTTPTGDRSLQLTHGSGQDDSPDWSPDGRTILFTHQVKGHSYIEKMFLDGTHVHRLGAFPHSVITPVWAVR, from the coding sequence ATGCAAGGTAAAAGGGCCATGAGGACTTGGCTGAACCGGGTTTTGGAGATTCCCCTCATCGTAATTCTAATCGGAGCAGCTCTTTCTTTTCCTCCTCTGGCCCGGGCAGTCAACTTGAATGTCATCACAAACCAGACGGCTCTTTTCTTTAAGCTCTCCTATGTCTCTCTGGGCGAGAGAAATCTCTCTCCGTCAGAAGTCCGCTACGCGAACGCCCTGATCGTGAAAGATCTGGAAGAAACCGGCTATTTTGAGCTCGTTCCGCTTTCTTCCGGAGACCAGAGCTCCCTTGGCAATATGTTCCTCACGGGAGATTCCGTCCGGAAGCTGGCGAACTCCGGGCTCGAGGGAGTGGCTGGAGCCCAGCTCATCAAGGATGATTTGGGGACCCATCTTGTCGGTATAGTGCGCGACCCTGTCAACGGAACGGTTCTGCTTTCCCGAAAGTATACAACCACTGGGAACATTCGAGTCATTATTCACCGGTTTGTGGATGATATCGTCTTTCAGTTTACCGGATTCAAGGGTGTCGCCGATGCCCGGATTGCTTTTATCGGTAAAAATCGGCGAAGGGGATACGATCTGTATGTGATGGATTTTGACGGCGAGGGGATTCACCGCCTCACCTGGGACAGAGTTCTGGCTTACACGCCCGCATGGTCGTTGAGTCGACACCTGATTGTCTATACATCTTATTTGCATAGCGAGCCCCAGATCCTCTCGTATGACCTTTCCACCGGACGGAGAGCTCCTCTCGCCCGCTTTCCGGGCCTCAATATCACGCCGAATTTTTCCCGAAACAGCGCAATGCTCGCAATGGCGTTGTCCAAAAGCCAGACGTCACAAAACACCGAAATTTACTCGTATGACATGAAGGTTCACCGGTTCGAACGCCTGACCTATTCACACAGCAACAATCTGTCTCCTTCCTGGTCTCCGGACGGATCGCAGATTGTTTTCGTGTCGGACAGAGACGGGCATCCCCAGATTTTTGTCATGGACTCGGACGGGTCGAACGAGCACCGGATTTCTTTTACGGGATTCTATAATGTCTCTCCCAGCTGGTCCCCCAGAGGAGATGCAATCGCTTACGTTTGCATGAATGAGAGACATCGTCCTAAGATATGCCTGACGACCCCGACAGGCGATCGCTCCCTGCAATTGACCCACGGCTCCGGTCAGGATGACAGCCCGGACTGGTCTCCGGACGGTCGGACCATTCTTTTTACTCACCAGGTGAAGGGACACAGTTATATCGAAAAAATGTTTCTCGATGGGACCCATGTTCATCGCCTTGGAGCCTTCCCGCACTCCGTGATTACACCCGTCTGGGCCGTACGCTGA
- a CDS encoding tetratricopeptide repeat protein has product MFQGKTSLGFVAGLFSLFLMGCASTMDMEDLQARVDANTAQIKQLKHQGGSGTVSQDSVRLADIENRLDQQKARLANLRGRLDVIDHRLDTLMEKIDEQNARIKSMSQAAPLSSSPNAMAKTTTPPIATAISPVSPPQGTPGSAASAPPPSADILYRQAMNDYQTGHYQLSKKEFGQVVSLYPQSHLASSAEFWVGQSEFNMKHYDKAVSSFLQVIKNYPDSPKRAVAYFKLGRSYESLGKKKDAIHSYRRVLELFPLERQLDELAKRRLSRLE; this is encoded by the coding sequence ATGTTCCAGGGAAAGACCTCTTTGGGTTTTGTCGCCGGACTCTTTTCCCTGTTTCTGATGGGCTGTGCGTCGACGATGGACATGGAGGACCTTCAGGCACGGGTTGATGCGAACACCGCCCAGATTAAACAGCTGAAGCATCAAGGCGGGAGCGGAACCGTTTCTCAGGACAGTGTGCGCCTGGCGGATATTGAAAACAGACTTGATCAACAAAAAGCCCGTCTGGCGAATCTCCGAGGTCGTCTGGATGTCATCGATCACCGGCTGGATACGCTGATGGAAAAGATCGATGAGCAGAATGCCAGGATTAAGTCCATGAGTCAGGCCGCTCCGCTTTCTTCTTCCCCCAACGCGATGGCCAAGACGACCACGCCGCCAATCGCCACGGCGATTTCCCCTGTCTCCCCTCCGCAGGGAACCCCGGGTTCAGCCGCATCAGCCCCCCCGCCTTCGGCGGACATTCTCTATCGTCAGGCGATGAACGATTACCAGACTGGCCACTACCAATTGTCCAAAAAAGAATTCGGACAGGTTGTCAGCCTTTATCCCCAGTCGCATTTGGCATCTTCTGCCGAATTCTGGGTCGGACAGTCGGAATTCAACATGAAGCATTATGATAAAGCTGTTTCTTCCTTTCTTCAGGTCATCAAGAACTATCCGGATAGCCCGAAGCGGGCTGTGGCCTACTTCAAGCTCGGACGATCCTATGAGAGTCTGGGAAAGAAGAAGGACGCCATCCACAGCTATCGGCGCGTTCTCGAACTGTTTCCCCTGGAGAGACAGTTGGACGAGCTGGCCAAGAGACGCCTCTCCAGGCTTGAGTAG
- the mutL gene encoding DNA mismatch repair endonuclease MutL, translating into MRRIHELPKIVVDQIAAGEVIERPASVVKELVENSIDAGSGKISVYIEEGGRKSIIVSDNGSGIYPDDVGLAFRRHATSKIQSVDDLLLTRTLGFRGEALSSISSVSHVRLRSRTRDLETGVEYSISPGQEGILTDWTGSPGTTIEVRDLFHNLPVRLKFLKSASTEQSQIQETITLLALGHPEVQFHLSVNGRTSLALSTRDDRRLRLLDLYPGLEEKDLSRAVLEGEGIRVEALVLTPDKNRKDRKYQNVFLNRRWIRHPGLLQAISQGAAGRVHKDVHPGAWIWIEMVPDKVDVNVHPTKREVRFLETDRLFSLVRRVVSEGLDSFLNGSRTDPENTFGDALPERRVSSGIFPDMVMESLSDRSSFRSEHPSGGERGQSRESSAERVPGAPDPRRPFLGTSTPSARKKRVAHHPEFQSLPELLKSLPPPPFSFQQEDLEDLEIRILTQTYGTFILAFLGQELVIIDQHTAHERIRYDSFRKGLAQGKMSMLPYLFPQTVRMTAREVENLEERVDELAHLGFDVDIQGPESVRVSGIPALLEGEDSASLLQELSESSQGFEFPLVRSDRIDETLMTLSCHTSIRANHSLGKEDLGRIVRMLLRTEYPFSCPHGRPTILSLSPNVLEKWFHRT; encoded by the coding sequence ATGCGTCGGATTCACGAACTCCCCAAGATAGTTGTCGACCAGATTGCAGCGGGAGAGGTGATCGAAAGACCGGCCTCTGTTGTCAAGGAACTGGTCGAAAACAGTATCGATGCGGGCTCCGGTAAGATTTCGGTCTATATCGAGGAAGGTGGTCGAAAGTCGATCATCGTGTCGGACAACGGGAGCGGCATTTACCCCGATGATGTCGGTCTGGCTTTTCGCCGTCATGCCACGAGCAAAATCCAATCGGTCGATGACCTTCTTTTGACCCGGACTCTCGGTTTCCGGGGAGAAGCTCTCTCCTCAATCTCTTCCGTGTCTCATGTCCGCCTCCGAAGCCGGACAAGAGATCTTGAGACGGGTGTAGAGTACTCCATCTCTCCCGGCCAGGAGGGAATTCTGACCGACTGGACGGGGTCTCCGGGAACAACCATTGAAGTCCGTGATCTTTTCCATAACCTTCCGGTCCGTTTGAAATTTTTAAAATCCGCATCGACCGAGCAGTCCCAGATTCAGGAAACCATCACTCTTCTTGCGCTCGGACATCCGGAAGTTCAGTTCCATCTTTCGGTCAACGGCCGCACGTCTCTTGCTCTTTCGACCCGGGACGATCGTCGTCTGAGACTTCTGGACCTCTACCCGGGCCTCGAGGAGAAGGACCTTTCGCGGGCAGTCCTCGAAGGGGAGGGTATTCGGGTCGAGGCGCTTGTGCTGACTCCCGACAAAAATCGAAAAGACCGGAAATATCAGAATGTTTTTTTGAATCGGCGCTGGATTCGCCATCCGGGACTTTTGCAGGCTATTTCCCAGGGGGCTGCCGGAAGAGTTCACAAGGATGTGCATCCCGGGGCATGGATCTGGATTGAAATGGTTCCGGACAAGGTCGATGTGAATGTTCATCCGACGAAGAGGGAAGTCCGATTTCTCGAAACAGACCGCCTTTTCTCCCTTGTTCGGCGTGTTGTTTCCGAAGGGCTGGATTCTTTTCTGAATGGGAGCAGGACGGACCCGGAGAATACGTTTGGAGACGCACTGCCAGAGAGGCGGGTGTCTTCTGGCATTTTTCCCGATATGGTTATGGAAAGCCTGTCTGACCGTTCATCCTTCCGGTCGGAACACCCGTCTGGAGGAGAACGTGGTCAGAGCAGGGAGAGTTCCGCGGAACGTGTGCCTGGAGCCCCGGATCCAAGACGACCATTTTTGGGAACTTCCACTCCGTCGGCAAGAAAAAAAAGGGTTGCCCATCACCCAGAATTCCAGAGTCTTCCCGAACTTCTCAAAAGCCTTCCCCCGCCCCCTTTTTCCTTTCAACAGGAGGATCTTGAAGACCTTGAGATCCGGATTCTCACGCAGACCTATGGAACGTTTATTCTGGCATTTTTGGGACAGGAGCTGGTGATCATTGACCAGCATACCGCTCATGAGCGAATCCGGTATGACTCTTTTCGAAAAGGTCTGGCCCAGGGCAAAATGTCGATGTTGCCGTACCTGTTTCCCCAGACAGTCCGCATGACGGCCCGGGAAGTGGAGAACCTTGAAGAAAGGGTTGATGAACTGGCGCATCTGGGGTTCGACGTGGATATTCAGGGGCCAGAATCGGTTCGCGTATCCGGCATTCCGGCTCTTCTGGAAGGGGAAGATTCCGCCTCGCTGCTGCAAGAGCTTTCGGAATCCAGTCAGGGTTTTGAGTTTCCGCTCGTCCGTTCGGACAGGATTGACGAAACCTTGATGACACTCTCCTGTCACACCAGCATTCGTGCCAATCATTCTCTTGGAAAAGAAGATCTGGGTCGCATTGTGCGGATGCTTCTCCGGACCGAGTACCCTTTCAGCTGTCCTCACGGTCGTCCCACGATCCTCTCTCTTTCCCCGAACGTGCTTGAAAAATGGTTTCATCGAACCTGA
- the miaA gene encoding tRNA (adenosine(37)-N6)-dimethylallyltransferase MiaA: MVSSNLTYIDIVVVGPTASGKTHWAFDWACRHNAEIISADSRQIYRDMNIGTAKPPVALREKIVHHLLDIRSPDETYSAGQFVRDARAAIQDARSRGKKVALVGGTGLYIKALLFGLAELPPEDVAAREVFLSERAQTSTEELYERLVQQDPERASVLSSRDRYRILRALWLYHSSGHQPSRIYREQTRNPPDVSWGEIVGLLPERNVLYDRINDRVVRMFEEGWMEEMHQLVQKGFGKNTPGFRSLGYSEILDFFDGLRSYDETLHLIQQKTRQFAKRQITWFRHMAPAHWIS; this comes from the coding sequence ATGGTTTCATCGAACCTGACTTACATTGACATCGTTGTCGTCGGCCCGACCGCATCCGGAAAAACGCACTGGGCATTCGACTGGGCCTGCCGCCACAATGCAGAAATCATCTCCGCCGATTCCCGTCAGATCTATCGGGACATGAATATCGGAACGGCGAAACCTCCTGTTGCTCTCCGCGAAAAAATTGTCCATCATCTCCTCGATATCCGCTCACCGGACGAAACGTATAGCGCAGGGCAATTTGTGCGCGATGCCCGGGCCGCCATTCAGGACGCCCGCTCTAGGGGAAAGAAGGTCGCCCTGGTAGGAGGAACAGGGTTGTATATCAAGGCCCTTTTGTTCGGACTGGCGGAGCTGCCTCCGGAAGATGTTGCTGCCCGGGAAGTTTTTCTGTCCGAGAGAGCCCAGACATCGACAGAAGAGTTGTATGAACGTCTGGTTCAGCAGGATCCCGAGAGAGCTTCCGTCCTTTCTTCCCGGGATCGCTACCGTATTCTTCGAGCCCTCTGGCTCTATCATTCATCCGGACACCAGCCTTCCCGGATTTACCGGGAGCAAACCCGGAATCCCCCCGATGTGTCCTGGGGAGAAATCGTGGGACTCCTGCCGGAGAGAAACGTTCTTTACGATCGCATCAACGACAGGGTTGTCCGGATGTTTGAAGAGGGATGGATGGAGGAAATGCATCAACTGGTCCAAAAAGGATTCGGAAAGAACACTCCGGGCTTCAGGAGTCTGGGATATTCTGAGATCCTGGACTTCTTCGACGGACTCCGATCCTATGACGAGACGCTGCATCTGATCCAGCAGAAAACCAGACAGTTTGCCAAAAGGCAAATCACATGGTTCCGCCACATGGCTCCGGCGCATTGGATTTCCTAG
- the mtnP gene encoding S-methyl-5'-thioadenosine phosphorylase, producing MQKSRTKRGEGNPGSGPVGIIGGSGLYQMEGLTIEEERVVETPWGVSSDPYLIGKVGTLPVVFLSRHGKGHRYLPSEINYRANLAGLKSLGVSRVLSVSAVGSLKEEIAPGDMVLVDDFIDLTRQRPMSFYGNGAVGHTPYGRPVCSDLFEAFSGACEHLGLPTHRGGTYICMEGPAFSTRAESRLYRQWGADVIGMTNGTEARLAREIGLCYATLALATDYDCWHPDHDMVTVADVIRIMNQNVRRANTILLDALERIPSVRKCHCADAPKSALITDPARIPQKTREKLSFLGLEPNPS from the coding sequence GTGCAAAAGAGTCGGACGAAAAGAGGAGAGGGAAACCCCGGGTCTGGTCCTGTCGGGATCATCGGAGGATCCGGGCTTTATCAGATGGAAGGGTTAACGATCGAGGAAGAGCGGGTTGTCGAAACACCCTGGGGTGTTTCATCCGACCCTTATCTGATCGGAAAGGTCGGGACTCTCCCGGTTGTTTTCCTGTCCCGCCACGGGAAAGGACACCGGTATCTTCCGTCCGAGATCAACTACAGGGCCAACCTTGCCGGACTCAAGTCGCTCGGCGTGTCCCGCGTTCTTTCCGTCTCGGCAGTGGGTTCCCTTAAGGAAGAAATTGCTCCCGGGGATATGGTTCTGGTAGACGACTTTATCGACCTCACCCGTCAGCGGCCGATGTCCTTTTATGGCAACGGGGCCGTGGGACATACTCCGTATGGCAGACCTGTCTGTTCTGATCTTTTTGAAGCCTTTTCGGGGGCTTGCGAACATCTCGGGCTTCCCACCCACCGGGGGGGAACCTATATTTGCATGGAAGGTCCCGCGTTCTCGACACGGGCGGAATCCCGCCTTTACCGGCAATGGGGGGCGGACGTGATTGGCATGACAAATGGCACCGAAGCCCGTCTGGCGCGGGAAATTGGTCTTTGTTACGCCACGCTGGCCCTGGCGACAGATTATGACTGCTGGCATCCGGACCACGATATGGTGACCGTTGCCGATGTCATCCGGATCATGAACCAGAATGTCCGGAGGGCGAACACCATCCTGCTCGATGCACTGGAACGGATCCCGTCCGTCCGGAAGTGCCACTGTGCGGACGCTCCAAAAAGTGCTCTGATCACTGATCCGGCAAGAATTCCCCAGAAGACGCGCGAAAAACTGTCTTTTCTTGGACTGGAACCGAATCCGTCCTGA
- a CDS encoding PfkB family carbohydrate kinase codes for MVIVGTVALDNIRTPFGEVRSALGGSAFYAGLSASYWTEVGVVAIVGEDYPEEGFRLLERHGVDYRGITRSKEKTFSWTGEYTYDLNTAHTLKTDLNCLLSFAPDLPAVYDHVDTLFLANIDPEIQLRVLDSMPVRPSLVVCDTMNFWIENKLPDLKKVLSRIDILTINEGEARMLSGEFSLVAASRKITAMGPKTLIVKRGEYGVLVFGKDSVFASPAYPLEEVKDPTGAGDSFAGGVIGYMTRSRKSTNDALRQGVVVGSAMASFCVEDFSTRGLENLSKTAISGRLSSFASLTSYPDLPPLDAGMKG; via the coding sequence ATGGTGATTGTGGGCACCGTCGCTCTCGATAATATCCGGACCCCTTTTGGAGAAGTTCGATCCGCTCTCGGAGGGTCCGCCTTTTATGCGGGCCTGTCCGCTTCATACTGGACAGAGGTCGGAGTTGTGGCAATCGTCGGGGAAGACTACCCGGAAGAAGGGTTTCGTCTTCTCGAACGCCATGGAGTGGATTATCGGGGGATTACCCGGTCAAAAGAAAAAACGTTTTCCTGGACGGGCGAGTACACGTATGACCTGAACACCGCACATACCTTGAAAACCGACTTGAACTGTCTCCTTTCCTTCGCCCCGGACCTGCCGGCCGTCTATGATCACGTGGACACCCTGTTTCTGGCGAACATCGATCCGGAGATTCAGCTGCGCGTCCTGGATTCGATGCCGGTTCGTCCTTCTCTTGTTGTTTGCGATACGATGAATTTCTGGATTGAAAACAAGCTTCCGGACCTGAAGAAGGTTCTTTCCAGAATTGATATTCTGACCATTAACGAGGGAGAGGCACGGATGCTGTCCGGGGAGTTCAGTCTGGTGGCTGCCTCCCGAAAGATCACCGCCATGGGACCGAAGACGTTGATTGTCAAGAGGGGAGAATACGGGGTGCTGGTGTTCGGAAAAGACTCTGTCTTTGCTTCTCCGGCCTATCCGCTCGAAGAGGTAAAGGATCCGACCGGGGCAGGGGACAGTTTCGCCGGCGGAGTCATTGGGTACATGACCCGATCCCGGAAGTCTACGAACGATGCTCTTCGCCAGGGGGTAGTCGTCGGATCCGCGATGGCCTCCTTCTGTGTCGAAGACTTTAGTACGAGGGGACTTGAAAATCTGTCGAAAACGGCGATATCCGGCAGATTGTCCTCTTTTGCGTCCCTGACATCCTATCCGGATCTTCCACCTCTGGACGCGGGCATGAAAGGCTGA
- a CDS encoding tetratricopeptide repeat protein, with translation MRRTQGFFRHFFLVLTLFLFSGCASSVSPRNHHLALEHYMSGLRNLGIGKLQDAYWDFEYAAHLDPTMKKVHYALGHVYYRMHDFQDAKKEFRLSMQGVVRVAAAYNYLGLIAYKQRQYHRAIRYFQKALSDPLYKTPEHPLVNMGRTYIALNKPEKARETFSLAILRNSNDVAAHFWQGKLLMTTGDYKGALEEFSEVIRLAPRFPRSYYELGRVYLKLENQNKALLAFKEVVRLDPDSPESVKARQYIKKLP, from the coding sequence GTGAGAAGGACCCAAGGTTTCTTTCGACACTTTTTTCTGGTCTTGACACTCTTTTTGTTTTCGGGGTGTGCCTCTTCCGTCTCTCCGAGAAATCATCACCTTGCCCTTGAGCATTATATGTCCGGACTCCGGAATCTGGGGATCGGGAAACTTCAGGATGCGTATTGGGACTTTGAGTATGCCGCACATCTCGATCCGACCATGAAGAAGGTGCATTATGCACTCGGGCATGTCTACTACAGGATGCACGATTTTCAGGATGCGAAAAAAGAGTTCCGCTTGTCCATGCAAGGTGTTGTGAGGGTGGCGGCCGCCTATAATTACCTTGGCCTGATTGCCTATAAACAAAGACAATACCATCGGGCCATCCGGTATTTTCAGAAAGCCCTTTCGGATCCGTTGTACAAGACCCCGGAGCACCCTCTCGTCAATATGGGAAGAACCTATATTGCCCTTAACAAGCCGGAAAAAGCCCGGGAAACGTTTTCTCTGGCAATTCTCCGGAACAGCAACGATGTGGCGGCCCATTTTTGGCAGGGGAAGCTTCTTATGACGACGGGTGACTACAAGGGGGCACTGGAGGAGTTTTCGGAGGTGATCCGTCTGGCTCCCCGTTTTCCTCGTTCCTATTATGAACTGGGACGTGTGTATCTGAAGCTTGAGAATCAGAACAAGGCTCTTCTGGCATTTAAAGAGGTTGTCCGTCTTGATCCGGACTCCCCGGAAAGCGTCAAGGCCCGACAATACATCAAGAAGCTCCCGTAA
- a CDS encoding helix-turn-helix domain-containing protein: protein MSEEEFQRDMEEEDGLKAEIEKSGARTIGEFLSYERQRKGLSLEEIDQISRIGPRWLEAIDKGEWSAYPSLIYAKGHIRGYASVLGFDGSRIIAEFEEELKKAFPDETFHIHPVRNINQIYQPTSGDHRGGGRYKFLLLGILITFFLILVISKAIHRKDHPRLSVVPQAVPTPPTQTLPSLAQQPVSPSPGGAQQSSSTPSPPPAPTGTSGGGKSLSSTSGGGQAQVGPSGSSAQSKIVARSEKPSQPLAPSVLKVQAVRDTWVGVRIDGGKEMEIPLDRGQWRLFHGKTFRISTDDGGSLLLFLNKGPLGKAGEDDQPVREKLISAMPVKQNPVSATSR, encoded by the coding sequence GTGAGCGAAGAAGAATTTCAGAGGGACATGGAAGAAGAGGATGGACTGAAGGCGGAAATAGAGAAGAGCGGGGCCCGTACCATCGGAGAGTTCCTTTCTTATGAGCGTCAGAGGAAAGGTCTCTCCCTGGAAGAGATTGACCAGATTTCCCGGATCGGTCCCCGGTGGCTGGAGGCGATCGACAAGGGAGAGTGGTCGGCTTATCCAAGCCTGATTTATGCCAAGGGACATATTCGAGGGTATGCCTCCGTGCTGGGATTCGACGGCTCCCGCATCATCGCCGAGTTTGAGGAAGAACTGAAAAAAGCCTTTCCCGATGAAACGTTCCACATTCATCCGGTGCGCAACATTAACCAGATCTATCAGCCGACTTCCGGGGATCATCGGGGAGGGGGGCGGTACAAGTTTCTTTTGTTGGGAATCCTGATCACGTTTTTTCTGATTCTGGTCATTTCCAAGGCGATACATCGGAAAGATCACCCACGCCTTTCGGTTGTCCCGCAAGCTGTCCCCACCCCCCCCACACAGACACTCCCGTCGCTAGCCCAACAGCCGGTTTCACCGTCACCCGGGGGAGCCCAACAATCCTCCTCGACTCCGTCTCCTCCGCCCGCTCCGACAGGGACTTCCGGCGGAGGCAAAAGTCTGTCCTCCACTTCCGGAGGCGGGCAAGCACAAGTGGGCCCTTCGGGTTCTTCTGCTCAATCGAAAATCGTTGCCCGATCGGAAAAACCATCTCAACCTCTGGCACCAAGTGTCCTGAAAGTCCAAGCGGTGAGAGATACATGGGTTGGAGTCCGGATCGATGGCGGAAAAGAGATGGAAATTCCTCTCGACAGAGGTCAGTGGAGACTCTTTCATGGAAAAACGTTTCGGATTTCCACCGATGACGGGGGGTCCCTCCTCCTTTTCCTGAACAAGGGACCCTTGGGAAAAGCGGGGGAGGATGATCAACCTGTCCGGGAAAAACTGATCAGTGCCATGCCGGTAAAACAGAATCCTGTATCCGCGACTTCCCGATAA
- a CDS encoding PEGA domain-containing protein has translation MNSGKKLGFLLPLFGLLLFSACASPPVPLDYEPADNQVQPKQYVSSLNFGFVTFEDDRMIPKGTGVKRMIGWGQPDTFIANKDIAQHVTRAFVRQYRYLGFHATWIKEPPPNFSFSSRDWVRQLRLQYPNVNVFVIGKIKDYQFQMGYGGFIEGTGDRVIQAQTNIEAYYINGSDGRFIWGDTIHHRTRGVIKHHSPLLVAAEKTETTLQRVILDFADRSVPHLAKRFPGAIRVTNNNMAASPSNIPSAIPPQAISPNQSPIAPGKGRLVVSTTPAGGKVYVDGVFYGESPILLDLPSGIHLLKVKMDGYHTLRDKIGILEQKVTPWDERLHKKY, from the coding sequence TTGAATTCTGGAAAGAAACTTGGTTTTCTGCTACCCCTTTTTGGCCTGCTCCTTTTTTCCGCCTGCGCGTCTCCACCGGTGCCTCTGGACTATGAACCGGCTGACAATCAGGTTCAGCCAAAACAATATGTCTCGTCACTGAATTTCGGGTTCGTCACCTTCGAAGATGACCGGATGATACCCAAGGGGACAGGGGTCAAACGCATGATTGGGTGGGGACAGCCGGACACCTTTATCGCCAACAAGGATATTGCCCAGCATGTGACCCGGGCATTTGTCCGACAGTACCGGTATCTCGGCTTCCATGCGACATGGATCAAGGAACCTCCGCCGAATTTTTCTTTCTCCAGTCGGGACTGGGTCCGTCAGCTGCGGCTGCAGTATCCCAATGTGAATGTTTTTGTCATCGGAAAAATCAAGGATTATCAGTTTCAGATGGGGTATGGCGGGTTTATCGAAGGAACAGGGGACCGGGTCATCCAGGCTCAGACAAACATTGAAGCTTACTATATCAACGGTTCCGATGGACGATTCATCTGGGGGGATACCATCCATCACCGGACCAGAGGGGTGATCAAGCATCATTCACCTCTTCTTGTGGCGGCCGAAAAAACGGAAACGACCCTCCAGAGGGTGATTCTTGATTTTGCGGATCGCTCGGTTCCCCATCTGGCGAAAAGATTCCCGGGAGCCATCCGGGTGACCAATAACAATATGGCGGCCTCACCTTCGAATATCCCGAGCGCCATTCCCCCCCAGGCAATCAGTCCGAACCAGTCCCCGATAGCTCCCGGAAAGGGCCGGCTGGTTGTCTCGACAACTCCTGCCGGTGGGAAAGTATACGTAGATGGCGTGTTTTATGGAGAATCCCCAATTCTCCTGGACCTCCCGTCTGGCATTCATCTTCTGAAAGTCAAGATGGACGGATACCACACGCTCCGGGACAAGATCGGAATTCTGGAGCAGAAGGTAACGCCCTGGGACGAACGTCTGCACAAGAAGTACTGA